TTGAGGATCTGTTACAGGACCAAATGGCAACCGGGACTTCCATCCTTCTCGTCACTCATGACCCGGAACAGGCCGACAGGCTCGCCCGGTGTTGCCTGCGCATGGCAAAAGGCCGCCTGCAGGGCGATGAGGAGAAGGCCGATGGCTGACTATATCCAGCTCAGCTATGTCGATCTGGGCCTTGCCTCTCTTCTGGTATTGTTGAATGCGGCCTTGTCGCTGGTGTTGCAATTGCGGCTGGAACGCCGGTTGCTGATCGCCGCGGCGCGCATGGTGGTACAGCTCTTTCTCGTCGGGCTTGTCCTGAAAACCCTTTTCACTCTGGTTTCGCCCTGGCTGACCGCGCTGGCAATGCTAGCCATGGGCCTGTTCGCCGGACGCGAGATCATGGCCCGGCAGGAAAGACGGCTGCGTGGCTGGTGGGGCTATGGCCTGGGGACGCTGACCATGATTACCGCCGGTATGCTGATCACCATACTGGCGCTGACAACGCAGATCGGCGCCGACCCCTGGTATAATCCGCGCTTCGCAATCCCGCTTTTCGGCATGGTGCTGGGCAATTGCATGACCGGCATCAGCCTGGGCCTGCATAACCTGACGACCCAGGTGGTGCGGGAAAAGCCAGCGATCGAGGCACAACTGATCCTGGGGGCCAGCCGCTGGCAGGCCTTGCGCCCCTTCACCCGACAGGCGCTCAGCAGCGGCTTCATGCCGATCATCAATTCCATGGCCGCCACCGGGCTTGTTGCCCTCCCCGGCATGATGACCGGCCAGATTCTCGCCGGAGTCCCGCCGACAGAAGCCGTCAAATACCAGCTTCTGATCATGTTCCTTATCGGCGGTTCCACAGGCATCGGCGTCTTGATGGCCGTCCATGGAGCCGTCTGGCGCCTGACCGACACACGCGACCGGCTACGCCTGGACCGGTTACAGGAGAAGAAATAAGGGCGAAGTTTCCTCCGCCCTTTTCATCAGCCTTCCGTTGTGACAGGGAAACCATGCGACTTTGCCCGCCAGATCGTCAGCAGAACCGGCAGCAAAAGAACGAGGGCCGCCCAGGGAAAGCTGGCGGCACCCTGGCTTTCCAGTAGAAGGCCGCCGACAAGACCGCCAGCCGCAGTTGCCATATTCCAGACGGTCACCATCATCGACTGGGCCACATCCGCCGCTTCGCCTGCCGCTTTGGCGCAGGCTGTCTGGAACAGGGTCGGCACGCCGCCAAACGCCAGCCCCCACAGGGCGATCGCCGCAAAGACCAGGATGGCCGCATCGCCCCACAGCCCCAACGCCAGCATAGCCAATCCAAAGAACATCACACTTGCCAACACCAACTGACGAAGCCAGCGGTCAATGACCAGGCCGGTGATCCAGGTGCCGCCAATGGACGTAATGCCAAAGGTCAACAGGACCAGATCCACCTGATCCGCCAGTCCCGCCCGTGCAACGAAGGGGGCGATATAGGTGTAAAGGCTCATATGGGCCAACACAAAGGCCACCGTCACAAAAAGGACGGAGCGGATGCCCGGCATCATGAAAACCCGGATGAGAGAGCGCCGTTGTCCCGCCGCCTGTCCGGGAAAATCCGGAACGGTCGCCAGGACCCAACCAATAAGGATCACGGTGAAGAGGCTCATAATACCAAAGGCGGCACGCCAACCGACAATTCCGCCCAAGAAAGTGCCTGCCGGAATGCCCAGGGCAAGCGCCAGGGGCACGCCAATCATCGCCACGGCGATGGCCCGTCCCTGCAAATGCGGCGCGACCATACGCGTGGCATAGCCCGCCATCAATGACCAGAACAATCCTGCAAAAACACCTGCAAAGAAGCGGGCCACCAGGATCAGGTTATAGTCATCCGAAACAGCCGTAACTGTATTCACAATCGCAAAACCGCAAATGGCAGTCAGCAACAGCGGTCGCCGCCGCATACGATTGGTCGCCATCGTTAGCGGTATCGCAGCAGCGACGATCCCAATGGCAAACACCGTCACCATCTGCCCGGCCATGGCCTCGGTCACAGCAAGGCCGGCACTGATCTGGGGCAACAGGCCTGCCGGCATTGCCTCTGTCAGGACGGTAAGAAAACAGGTCATGGCCAGGGCCAACAAGCCCGCCATAGGCAGTCTGTTTGACGGTGACGCCGCCGCCAAAGTCTCTTCAGTTGTCGATGTCATGAATTTCCCCATCTGATGCGTTGGATTTCTGCAAATTTCGGCCGAACCCTGTCCGGCATCCATCTGTCCGCGAAGATGGGGAGACGAAAGACTATTGATAATTGGGCCTTAATTCCAAATATATCGGACAAAATAGTCCGCAATTGGAGATTACTCATGGATAATCTGGGCGCATTGCAGGTCTTTGTCCGGGCAGCCGACAGCCGAAGCTTCACCCGTGCCGGGCAGCAATTGGGGATATCGTCTTCCGCCGTCGGCAAGGCCATCGCAAGACTGGAGGAACGGCTTCAAGTAAGGCTTTTCCATCGGTCCACCCGTTCCATCACACTCACCGAGGAAGGGGGCATTTTTCTGGAACGATGCCGCCGTATTTTCTGTGAAGTGGAAGCCGCTGAATTGGAACTGGCACAGCTTCAGGAGACCCCGCGCGGCAAGCTGCGGATCAGCCTGCCCTATGCGAGCATGAGGCTGACCATGCCCCTTATCGCCTTCATGCAGCGATACCCGGACATAGAACTCGACCTGGATTTCAACGATCAGATGGTCGATGTCATCGAAGATGGATTCGATGCAGTGATCCGCGGGGCGGATATCAACGATTCCCGCCTTATGGCCCGCAAACTGGGCGATGTCCGGCTCCAGATCATGGCAGCCCCGGATTATCTGGCGGCAAGAGGAACCCCCAAGACACCTGAGGACCTTCTCGACCACAACTGCCTGCTTCACCGCTTTGCCGGGACCGGCCATCTGGAACCCTGGCCACTGGTCCGGGATTCCCAGCCAATAGACCTTCCCCTACCGAAATCAGCCATATCCAACACCATTGAACCGCTGGTCCATATGACCAGCGCAGGTCTCGGCATTGCCAGCCTGCCGGATTTCGCCATCAAGTCACACCTGCAGGACGGACGTCTGGTGCCGGTCCTGGAAGACTTCACGGAATATTCCCGCCCGGTCTACCTTCTTTGGCCGTCCAGCCGATACCTGTCTCCAAAGCTGCGGGTTTTCATCGACTTCATGGCCAACAGGCTTTTTGCTGATTAAAGAGCCGTATTTGACGGCATCAGGGAAATCAGCGCACAGAAGAAAACCGACAGTCCCGACGGACTGCCGGTTCGCATATCAGGCCTTCGGTGCAACCTGGGTCGAGGCCATCTGCAGGCTTTGCAGTTGCAATTCCTCTGCCAGCAGGTCCTGTGCATATCCGATGAATTCCTGGATATGCGGCGTCTCGAAATGGGCATCGAGCGCAGCCTTGGACTGCCAATTCTCATAGACAACCCAAATGTCACCATTATCCGTCGTGCGATGCACATCATAGCTGATGCAGCCCGGCTCCGCCCGTGTGGGTTCAACCACCGCCAGCAAACGTTGCCCCAGTTCAGCCCCCATCCCTTCTTTCGCTTTCAACGTTGCGATCGTCGTCAGTTTGTCACTCATATCACAGTCCTGTTCAGGATTTACAGTTGCAGCCGTATTACGCACTACGCGTATATCCGCGCAGTCGGATGTTGATATCGCCTTGATCAAAAAGAAGAAATCAAAAAATTCCCTCAAACATGCCTTCCGGCTTTCCGAAATATATGCAACTTTTTTGTTGCCTTTACAAAAAGCAACAATTATGTTGCATATATCAGGAGATATGGAGGCACTGATGGAAAACCAGATTGAGAAGACAATCCGACTGAAGGCACCGATGTCACGGGTCTGGCGGGCTTTGACCGATCACCGGGAATTCAGTGAATGGTTCAAAATGAACCTGAACGCCCCCTTCGTCGCCGGGAGCGAAACCATTGGCCATGTAAACTGTGGGGCGGCAGAGAATTTGGAAGTGCGCATCAAGGTCGTGAAGATGGAACCGGAGACGCTTTTCTCCTATACATGGCACCCCTATGCGATCGATCCGGACCGTGATTATTCGGCGGAAGAACCGACCCATGTCACGTTCCGCCTGGCCGGTCATGGAGGGGAAACAGAACTGACCGTCACAGAAACCGGCTTCCCCAACCTGCCGGCTGACCGCCGGTTGGAAGCCTTCCGCATGAATACTGAAGGTTGGACAGTACAGGTGGACAATATCAAACGCTATGTTGAAGCCAGAATTGACGCATAATTCCCTGAAACAGGACCACCTGGCGGGAATTTTCTCCGCCTTGGGCGATCCGACGCGACTGGGGCTTGTCGCAAGCCTGCTGAAAGAAGACGAGCAGACTTTGTCCAGCCTTGCCGACACGTCCCCCCTCACCCGCCAGGGCCTGACCCGGCATCTCCAGGTCCTGGAGGATGCCGGGGTGGTGGAAAGCACCCGTGTCGGCCGGGAGCGGCTCTTCCGGCTGTCACCAGAGCCCTTCCGGGATATGCAGGACTATCTCGCACAGGTGTCCCAGCGTTGGGACGAGGCTTTGCTGCGCCTGCAATCCTTTGTCGAAGAGTAAGACGGCTGAAGGCAAATCTTTCCGGCAAAATGATCGAAAGATTTGCCTTCACGCCGGACTGGCCTATGCTCGACCGCTCCAGGTCTTTGCATAAAGACCACCCGCGCAATACGGAGAGTCACACAGCCGGTATGAGTTTATTGTTCGAGGAACTTGACTACCGCCACACCCCCATCGGTTTAATCAGCTTGCGCCGTCGTCGCGAGTTGTCTCTGGATGTCGATGTTTTTGAAATCAAGCTGGGTGATGAATTCCTGATGTCCAGCCTGTTTACCGCCTCGGAGATCGCGCTGGCGAAACTGGGCATGGATGCCTGTTCCGGTGATGATCTCGATGTGGTCGTCGGCGGGCTGGGCCTTGGCTATACCGCGCAGGCCGTATTGGAAAGCAAGCGGGTCCGATCACTGGCGGTTGTTGAATATCTCGATGCCGTGATCCACTGGCATGAAAGCGGTCTGCTGCCCGTCGGGCCCTCGCTGACGGGTGACAAACGGTGCCGCTTTGTCGAAGGGGATTTCTTTGCCCTGTCGGCAAGTGACGATGGCTATGACCCTGATCAGGCCGGACGCCGGTTCGACGCGGTCCTGCTGGATATAGACCATTCACCGGATGCGTTGCTGGATGATCGCAGCAGCAGCTTCTATCGGCTCGACGGCTTGCGCAGCCTGTCCCGCCATCTAAAACCCGGCGGCATTTTCGGCCTTTGGTCCAACGATGCCCCCGATCCGAGTTTTACCGAGCGGTTGGAAAAGGTTTTCGACAAGGCCTGGGCGGAACCCGTCACCTTCCACAATCCTCTGCAGAACCGGGACTTCACCCAGACGGTCTATCTGGGCCGCACGACCGGTTAGGGCCGCCCCGGCTGACAAAAAAAGAAAAAGGCGGGATTACCCCCCGCCTCAGACTGCTGACAAAGGTCAGGCGTCAAAAAATCAAGCAAGATTCCCTGAACGTTCCAGAGTCAAAGGGTGAACAAACAGGAATCAAATGCCCAATTTCCACCATGAGAAAACCCCCTGCTCAAAAAACAGGGGGTTTTTCATCAATCTGAGGCGGGATTACCCCCGCCTTTTTGACTGCCTTAGGGCCCGGCATTAACGCGCCAACGGCAGGCCTTCCTTGTCCTTGAAGCTGCCGACAGCAATCAGGACGAAATCGATAATGGTCCAGATGCCAAGACCACCAAGGGTGATCAGCATCAGAATGCCCGTGCCGATTTTACCGACATAGAAACGGTGGATTCCCAGGCTTCCCAGGAAGAAGCACAGCAGGAGAGCGGGTACGAAACCCTTTTCGCTAACTTGAGTCGATGCAGCAGCGTCAGTCATAACAAATTTCCTTATATGTATTTTCTTGGGTTCAGGGGCTCGTCACACGCTGGCCCGGGTAGGTCACCAGCAGCCCATTTCCATCCCGGTACTGGCCGATAAGCAGCAAGATGGTAATCCAGAGGGTATGGATGATGTCTATCGCGAAGATGATGCCGCCAATCAGGACGAAACTCCCCTGTCCTGCGCCGACACCATAGATATAAAGCACAAAGGCCACGAGGGTCATTCCCAGGTCCACGAGTCCGTGCAGGTAACGGCCCAGATAGAAATGATGAATACCCAATACACCGAAGATGCCTGACAGGCATACGGCAACGCCATAGCTCTTTTCGGATACGCGAACGGATGTCTCCACGTAATCCCCCTTTTTTTAACTTGCATACCAACCTCGCCTGATTTTCCAGAATCGCCCAACGCTGGCAAGCTTTTTTGACGGCAATTCAGATGGCAAAAATGTGACATCCTGCCGTCGTGCCTTGCATTTTCATGCTGCCATAACCATCAATGCCCTCGCATAAACGCCAGGTTATGCAGCACATCCCTGCGCCCCGATACATTAGCCTTGATAGATATTTCGTCCTGCGCCATAAATTCCTACGGATGGGTCTACATTGGGGGTAGAAATGGCCAGCGATAAAGTTCTGGAAATATTGCAATATGTATTGAAAGCGGGTAGCGGCGCGGAATTCCACACAATCATGGATAAAATCAGCGTGCCCCTTCATCGCCAATCCGGCATGGACGTCGTCGCCTATGGCCAGTCACAGCATAATCCCGATGCCTATTTCCTGATGCGCGCCTTTGACGATATGGATCACCTGGAACACGCCCAGGCGGATTTTTACGCCAGCGAGGCCTGGCGCTATGGCCCGCGCAACGAGATCGTCCCGCGCATTTCCACAAGCGTGAAGACGGTGATCCCACTACCGGCATCAACCATCGACACGCTGCGGCGCAACGGCGGCACCCCGGACTAGCCCGGCGATTTACCCCTGGGCCTCGCGTTAGTCGAAATCCAGGCCCAGGTCGAAATTGGGCGCGCTGTGGGTCAGGCGGCCGATGGAAATCATATCGACGCCTGCCTCCGCAATGGTGCGCACTGTTTCCATGGAAACAGAACCCGACGCCTCAACCAGCGCCCTGCCGTCGATCTGCGCGACACCTTCCGCCAGTTCCTCCGGCATCATATTGTCCAGCATGATCACATCTGGCTGATGGGCCAGCGCTTCCGGAATATCCTCCAGACGGTCCAGTTCCACCTCGATCTTGACCATATGCCCCACGGCTTCCCGCGCGGCATCCAGGGCCTGGCCGATGCCGCCACAGGCCGCGATATGGTTATCCTTGATGAGCACCGCGTCATAAAGTCCAAACCGATGGTTCGCCCCGCCGCCGCAGCGCACCGCATATTTCTCCAATACGCGCAGCCCCGGCGTCGTCTTACGGGTACAGCAGATCTTGGCTCTCGTGCCCTTCACCGCCTCTGTATAGGCGGCGGTCAATGTCGCAATCCCGCAGAGATGACCCAGGAAGTTCAGCATCACCCGTTCCGCAATCAGGATGGAACGCGCATCTCCGCTGACCGTCAGCAGGCTCTCCCCCGCCTTGATCGGATCGCCATCCACCGCATGCAGCATCACCCGGAGATCGCTATCAACCTCCCGCAGGCAGGCCAGCGCCACCGGCACGCCTGCGACCATGCCATCCTCACGCGCCCGCAGGTGGGCCGTCGCCTGGGTGCCTTCCGGGATTGTCGACATGGTTGTGATGTCACCCGCATCACCCAGGTCCTCTGCATAGGCCGCGCGGATCAGGGGAAGCACTTTTGCCATGGGCAATTCAGACATGGGCCAGGGTCCTTTCCAGGGGGGCGGCCTTCAGCTCCTCGCCCCGATAATTTCGAATGGCGTCCAGCGACAGGAAGCGCCGCCGCTCTTGCGCGAGGTCGGTCGCGGGATAGTCGCTGCGGTAATGCCCGCCGCGGCTTTCGCGGCGCACGGCGGCTGCGACCAATACGGCCTGCGCCGCCAGTTTCATATTCCGTTCCGCCTCGCTCAGCGGCTGCCAATAGTGAAGCATGTCCAGCGCCTTCTCCAAGCCATAGGCATCGCGAACAAGACTTGCATGAGTATACATCATTTGACGCAACCAGGCAGGTACCGTGGGTGCAGTCGCATCCCCGGCCGACAGGTCAACCTTCCCGCCTGTCACGGGCACGGGGCCCAGCACGGCCCTGATATCCTCCGCCACAATGGGGCCGTAGACCGCCGCCTCCAGAAGGGAATTACTGGCAAGGCGGTTCGCGCCATGCAAACCGGTACAGGCAACCTCGCCAACGGCCCAAAGGCCGGGCAGGCTGCTGCGTCCATGACCATCCACGGCAACACCACCCATATGATAATGAGCAGCCGGGGCAACGGGAATCGGCTGTATCCGCGGATCAATGCCCTGCTCCATCGCCAGACGGAAAACGGTCGGGAACTGATCAGGGAAAGCCTCACCGACGGCCTGCGTCGCGTCCAGACAGACACGCCCCGTCTGTTTGACTGCCTCAAAGACCGCACGGGCAACCACGTCGCGCGGCGCGAGCTCCGCCAGCGGATGAATATCCGGCATAAATCGATGCCCATTTCCATCCACCAAAATCGCCCCCTTGCCGCGCAGGGCCTCGGTTGCCAGCGGATTGGGTGAGAGATGGGGCAAATCGAAGGCGGTCGGGTGGAATTGTACGAATTCCATATCCACTGCCGTGGCTCCTGCACGCAGCGCCATGCCGATACCGCTGCCACAAACACCCTGCGGGTTGGTGGTACGGTCGAACAATTGGCCCAGACCGCCTGTCGCCAGCACCACCGCCAATGCCTTGATCAATACCGGATGACCGTCTGCAGCAAGCTGGACCCCTGTCACACGACCGTCCTGGGTAGACAGGCGTTCCGCCAGCACGGGCGACAGGACCTGTATATGATCCGCCGCCTCTATCTTTTCCCACAAGGCGCGCATGATGCCCGCCCCACTGGCATCGCCGTCACAATGCAGGATACGGTCAACACTATGGGCCGCCTCACGCCCCAACGTCATCTTGCCACCTCTGTTGTCAAACTTGACACCAAGGTTTTCAAGTAACGCAATCCGGGCTGGCCCTTCGCGGGTGACGGTTTCCACTGCCGCCAACACATTCAGCCCCGACGAGGCCTGCAATGTATCCTGTGCATGCAGTGCCGGACTGTCCTCCGCCCCGACTGCCGCGGCAACACCGCCTTGGGCCAAGTGGCTGCAGCCCTCGCCAGCCCCCACCAACAGCACCGGCAGCGGCGCCAGCTTCAGCGCCGTCATGACGCCTGCCAGTCCTGTCCCTACAATCACAACACCGGGAAAATCTATGGTCTTGGGCCGTTCCGCCATGGGAGGCCTCCATCCGTTACCGCGTTATTTAACCGCGAGCATACGATCCACCGCCCCGCGGGCTTTTTCCGCCAGCGCCGGGTCCACATCCACCTCATGCACACCATCGCGCAGGGTGGTCAGGATTTTCGCCAGCGTGATGCGCTTCATATGCGGGCAGACAGTGCAGGGTTTGACGAAATCCACCTCCGGGTTTTCGGCAGCCACATTGTCACTCATGGAACATTCGGTCACCATGAAGACCTTGTCCGGATGGTGATCGCGCACGTAATTTGCCATTTGCGCTGTGGAACCGGAGAAGTCCGCAACATCGACCACTTCCGGCGTACATTCCGGATGGGCGATCACAACCACACCCGGGTTCTGATCACGGAAATCCTGAACCTGTTCGGGGGTGAACTGCTCATGCACCTCGCAACGGCCCTTCTCCCAGGTGATCACTTCCACGCCGGTCTGTTTGGCGATATTTGCCGCCAGATATTTATCCGGCAGCATGATGACCCGGTCCGTGCCCAGGCTCTCGATCACCTCCACCGCATTGCCGGAAGTACAGCAGATATCGGAAACCGCCTTCACCTCAGCGGTCGTATTCACATAGGTCACAACGGGCACGCCCGGATATTGCGCCTTCAGCGCCAGAACATCGTCCGCCGTGATGCTTTCTGCCAGAGAACAACCCGCCTTGGGATCGGGGATCAGCACGCGTTTTGCCGGGTTCAGGATCTTGGCGGTTTCCGCCATGAAATGCACACCGCAAAGCACGATGGTATCGGCCTCTGCCTCGACCGCATCGCGGGCCAGTTTCAAACTGTCGCCCACCACATCGGCGACGCAGTGATAAATCTCCGGCGTCTGGTAGTTATGCGCCAGGATGACTGCATTTTTCTCTTTTTTGAGGCGATTGATCTCGTCGATCAGGGGAGCAAAATAGACCCAATCCAGCTCATCAATCTGGTTTTTCACCTTGTCGAAAAGCGGCGCAGTGCGCGCCTTGACCTCATCGGTAAAGGGCAAAACCAGATCATCGGTGGTGACGGTTTGTTCGACAGCGGCCATGACAGCCCCCTTTCGTCGCTATTTATAATCAAATCGAGTATTAATTTACTCATTAATAAATAATATGAGTATAATTTAAGTCAAGAAAAAATGGCCCGGGAATGAGCCATATTCCGCACAAGACAAAGCACCTGACCTCGAAGCTATGCCTCCTTGGCGGCCTTCACCTTTTGCGGCGCTAACAACGCGCGATAGCTGCTGGGCCGCAGGCCATAGGTCAACTGCCCCCAGGCGCCCTTGCCCATGTCATGGGACACCCCCAGAGGGATGGTGCAGGGCCCCGGCATGTAAAAGGTGCCGAAGGCACGGTCGAAGAGAGAGAAGATCGAGGCGTAGTTCGTATTATAGGCGCGCGGGTCTTTGGCGTGATGCCAGCGATGCATGACCGGCGAGACGAGAATCCGGCCCAAGACCGGCCCATAGGTCCAAGGGAGATCCGCATGAACGAAATAGCCGTAGTAATGGCGCACAAGGTTATTGGCGATCACCACCTCTGGCGGAAAGCCCAGCAAAAGCAGCATCCCGGTATCGATCACATAGGTCGACAGGCGATTGACCGGATGAAAACGCTCCAACGTCAGCCAGGTAACGGCCGTATCAGAGTGATGAACCGCATGAAAAGGCCAAAGCAGCTTGCTATGTTCCAGGCGATGCCGCCAGTAACAGACGAAATCGGCAAAGAATATGGCGATAACGACCGTCACACCGAAGGGCAGCCGCTGCCAAAATTCCGGTTCCAGAAGCTGCAGGCCTGCCCCGACAAACAGGGCATTCATCTGCACGGCGATCACCGCCACCAAGGGGGTGATGAAAACGATGTTGAACAGCATCAGCCACAGCGTCGTGCGCGTTTCCGGGATCGCGCGGCTGATATCCGCCAGCGCCTGCTTGCGTTTTACCGCCAGGGCCAGCAACAGGAAGAAGACTGCTGGCAAAACCAACGCCAGCGACGCATCCCCAAGCACAGCAAGGGATTTGGTTACGACATCGACAAACCAAGCGAACAAAACGGCCTCTCCTGATCAAAAGCGACCTCAGCATTAACAGGAAAGCGTTAACAATCTGCAAATACCCGCCCAACGCCGCACGCCCCCTGCATAGCCTGCAAATTTTTGACGGAAATCAAAGCGATCCAGATTGCCCGACAAGTAAGAATGACTTTCAGTATCAGTATTAGATCGAGGATCACGCCACCATGCCTCCCCTGCCCCGCACAGCGTCGTTGTCTTTACAACAGGCGAAACCTGGTGAGACCTATCTTATCCATCAAATATCCGGTGATAATCATGCGGCCCTGGAATTAACGGTGCTGGGCCTGCCGGTCGGACGGGAATGCCGGTTGATGCGTCGCCTGCCCGGCGGCGGTGTGGTGGTCGCCCGCGACAATCTTCGTATCGCACTTGGCCCGGACCTGGCGGAGACTATCGCCGTCCTCCCGCTGGAGCCAGCCCTATGACAAACCTCACCATTGCGCTCGCAGGCAACCCCAACTGCGGCAAGACCACACTGTTCAATGCACTGACCGGACGACGGCAGAAGGTCGGCAACTGGCCCGGCGTCACCGTGGAAAAACACTGGGGGCAACGAGCAGACGCGAATGGTGTGGTCACAGTCGTCGATCTGCCGGGACTTTATTCCCTCAATCAGGCAACCGGGGCCGATGCACTTGATGTTAAGGTCACCCGCGATTTCCTGGCCTCCAATGAATTCGATATCCTGGTCAATGTTGTCGATGCCAGCAATCTGGAACGTAACCTGCTGTTGACGGCAGAACTTCTGGATCAGGGGGTGCCGATGATGATCGCACTCACGAAAATGGATCTGGTTGCGCGCCGGGGCATGGAAATCGACCTGTCTGCACTCCCCAGGAAGAGCGGCTGCCCCATTATCGCCCTGTCAGCCCTGAAGAACCCCGATGTGACGCCATTGGTCACCAAAGCGCGCCGCATGGCAAAGCCAATACCGGATACATCCTCTCAGCCCGCAAAGGCAAAAGGCGGGGCACAGCAGACGGAAGCGCACCTGAAATTCGCCCGGGACGCGGCTGACGCAGCCATTAAAACCCCGGCCAATCCGGCCCCCTCCTGGTCGGACCGGCTGGACAGCATTGCGCTGCATCGGATTTTTGGTCCAATAGTCTTTCTCGGCCTCATCTATCTGATGTTCCTCATGACCATAAACCTGGGCGGGGCCTTCATCGATTTCTTCGACCAGGCGGCGGCAGCAATTTTTGTTGATGGGCTGGGCACCCTCATCACCGCATTGGGCCTGCCGGACTGGCTGCGCGTGATCCTCGCTGATGGCATAGGCGGCGGCATCCAGGTGGTCGCAACCTTTATCCCGATCATCGGCCTGCTTTACCTGTTTTTGGCCTTTCTGGAGGATTCCGGCTATATGGCACGTGCCGCCTGTCTGATGGACCGGGCCATGCGCAGGATAGGCCTGCCGGGCAAGGCATTCGTGCCACTGATCATCGGCTTTGGCTGTAACGTACCGTCGATCATGGCAACCCGAACTCTGGAAAGGCAGCGGGAGCGGGTCATGACCGCCATGATGGCGCCTTTCATGTCCTGCAGCGCGCGACTGGCGGTTTACGCCCTGTTCGTGGCGGCCTTTTTTCCGACCGGCGGCCAGAATATGGTTTTCGCGCTTTATCTGACCGGCATTGCCATGGCCATCCTGACCGGCCTGTTGCTGAAAAAGACTTTGCTGCCGGGTGAAAGCGCCCCCCTGGCCCTCGAACTGCCCCCCTACAACCTGCCACACCCGAAAGGCCTGATGATCAGCGCCTGGACGCGGCTACGCGGCTTTGTCATGGGGGCGGGCAAAATCATCGTGATCGTTGTAGCAATCCTGACAGTGACTAACTCCCTGGGCCGGGACGGCACCTTCGGCCATCAGGATAGCGAAAGCTCCGTTCTGTCCGCTGTGGGGCAGATCATCACACCTCTACTTCACCCGTTGGGCATCGAACAGGAAAACTGGCCCGCCGCTGTCGGCGTCTTCACCGGTGTTTTCGCCAAGGAATCGGTGGTCGGCACATTGGATGCGCTTTACGCCGGGATGGCGGACAATCCCGCAGAAGCCGTTGCAACCGCCCCGTTCGACCTGGGCAACTCCCTTCTGGCAGCCTTGCAGACTATTCCTGAAAATCTGCAAGCCCTCGCCACACAGTTTCTGGACCCCTTGGGCGTAAGCATTGCTACGACGGGCCAGGATGGAATCTCGGCAGAACTGGCGCTGAGTGATGGAACACTGGGCGCGATGGCCGCCCGGTTTGACGGACAGGCAGGCGCCTTTGCCTATCTGTTGTTTATCCTGCTCTACACACCCTGTGTTGCGGCCCTGGGTGCAATCAACCGGGAGTTGGGCGGACGCTGGACCGGCTTTGCGATCTTCTGGACCACCGGCACGGCCTTTGCCGTCAGCACGGCCTTTTACCAACTGGCGCGCTTTGGTCACCACCCGCTGGAATCGGGCCTATGGTTCGCCGGTATCGG
The Aestuariispira ectoiniformans genome window above contains:
- the feoB gene encoding ferrous iron transport protein B, producing the protein MTNLTIALAGNPNCGKTTLFNALTGRRQKVGNWPGVTVEKHWGQRADANGVVTVVDLPGLYSLNQATGADALDVKVTRDFLASNEFDILVNVVDASNLERNLLLTAELLDQGVPMMIALTKMDLVARRGMEIDLSALPRKSGCPIIALSALKNPDVTPLVTKARRMAKPIPDTSSQPAKAKGGAQQTEAHLKFARDAADAAIKTPANPAPSWSDRLDSIALHRIFGPIVFLGLIYLMFLMTINLGGAFIDFFDQAAAAIFVDGLGTLITALGLPDWLRVILADGIGGGIQVVATFIPIIGLLYLFLAFLEDSGYMARAACLMDRAMRRIGLPGKAFVPLIIGFGCNVPSIMATRTLERQRERVMTAMMAPFMSCSARLAVYALFVAAFFPTGGQNMVFALYLTGIAMAILTGLLLKKTLLPGESAPLALELPPYNLPHPKGLMISAWTRLRGFVMGAGKIIVIVVAILTVTNSLGRDGTFGHQDSESSVLSAVGQIITPLLHPLGIEQENWPAAVGVFTGVFAKESVVGTLDALYAGMADNPAEAVATAPFDLGNSLLAALQTIPENLQALATQFLDPLGVSIATTGQDGISAELALSDGTLGAMAARFDGQAGAFAYLLFILLYTPCVAALGAINRELGGRWTGFAIFWTTGTAFAVSTAFYQLARFGHHPLESGLWFAGIGAALAACYVALRRIGQNSSLDNLITPAPAPKRSSACGSCTKCS